The Cinclus cinclus chromosome 28, bCinCin1.1, whole genome shotgun sequence genome window below encodes:
- the MARCHF2 gene encoding E3 ubiquitin-protein ligase MARCHF2 isoform X1 codes for MARGWALHGSDCGAVPAGLPGAGPGTQGSGAAMTTGDCCHLPGSLCDCPGSAALSKSVEDSDMGRPQYITQVTAKDGRLLSTVIKALGAQSDGPICRICHEGGNGEGLLSPCDCTGTLGTVHKSCLEKWLSSSNTSYCELCHTEFVVERRPRPLTEWLKDPGPRNEKRTLFCDMVCFLFITPLAAISGWLCLRGAQDHLQFNSRLEAIGLIALTIALFTIYVLWTLVSFRYHCQLYSEWRRTNQKVRLMIPASRSPHSVPHSLLSAKLVKKTADETTV; via the exons ATGGCGAGGGGCTGGGCACTGCATGGTTCTGACTGTGGTGCTGTTCCTGCAGGTCTCCCGGGTGCCGGGCCCGGTACACAGGGGTCCGGAGCTGCCATGACGACAGGTGACTGCTGCCACCTCCCCGGCTCCCTGTGCGACTGCCCGGGAAGTGCCGCCCTGTCCAAGTCGGTGGAGGACTCGGACATGGGCCGCCCGCAGTACATCACACAGGTCACCGCCAAGGACGGGCGGCTCCTCTCCACAGTCATCAAGGCGCTGGGCGCCCAGAG TGATGGTCCCATCTGTCGAATCTGTCATGAAGGTGGAAATGGGGAGGGACTGCTTTCCCCATGTGACTGCACAGGAACACTGGGCACCGTGCACAAGAGCTGCCTGGAAAAATGGTTATCCTCCTCCAACACAAGTTACTGTGAGCTCTGCCACACAGAATTTGTTGTAGAAAGAAGACCAAGACCCTTGACAGAG TGGCTGAAGGACCCCGGGCCCCGCAATGAGAAGAGGACCCTGTTCTGTGACATGGTGTGTTTCCTGTTCATCACTCCGCTGGCGGCCATCTCAGGCTGGCTGTGTCTGCGTGGGGCCCAGGACCACTTGCAATTCAACAGTCGGCTGGAGGCCATCGGACTCATAGCACTCACTATAGCACTTTTCACCATCTACGTCCTTTGGACACTG GTCTCGTTCCGCTACCACTGCCAGCTGTACTCGGAGTGGCGAAGGACCAACCAGAAAGTCCGCTTGATGATCCCAGCCTCGCGGAGCCCTCACTCTGTGCCCCACTCCCTCCTCTCTGCCAAACTCGTGAAGAAGACAGCGGATGAGACCACTGTCTGA
- the MARCHF2 gene encoding E3 ubiquitin-protein ligase MARCHF2 isoform X3, translated as MARGWALHGSDCGAVPAGLPGAGPGTQGSGAAMTTGDCCHLPGSLCDCPGSAALSKSVEDSDMGRPQYITQVTAKDGRLLSTVIKALGAQSDGPICRICHEGGNGEGLLSPCDCTGTLGTVHKSCLEKWLSSSNTSYCELCHTEFVVERRPRPLTEVSFRYHCQLYSEWRRTNQKVRLMIPASRSPHSVPHSLLSAKLVKKTADETTV; from the exons ATGGCGAGGGGCTGGGCACTGCATGGTTCTGACTGTGGTGCTGTTCCTGCAGGTCTCCCGGGTGCCGGGCCCGGTACACAGGGGTCCGGAGCTGCCATGACGACAGGTGACTGCTGCCACCTCCCCGGCTCCCTGTGCGACTGCCCGGGAAGTGCCGCCCTGTCCAAGTCGGTGGAGGACTCGGACATGGGCCGCCCGCAGTACATCACACAGGTCACCGCCAAGGACGGGCGGCTCCTCTCCACAGTCATCAAGGCGCTGGGCGCCCAGAG TGATGGTCCCATCTGTCGAATCTGTCATGAAGGTGGAAATGGGGAGGGACTGCTTTCCCCATGTGACTGCACAGGAACACTGGGCACCGTGCACAAGAGCTGCCTGGAAAAATGGTTATCCTCCTCCAACACAAGTTACTGTGAGCTCTGCCACACAGAATTTGTTGTAGAAAGAAGACCAAGACCCTTGACAGAG GTCTCGTTCCGCTACCACTGCCAGCTGTACTCGGAGTGGCGAAGGACCAACCAGAAAGTCCGCTTGATGATCCCAGCCTCGCGGAGCCCTCACTCTGTGCCCCACTCCCTCCTCTCTGCCAAACTCGTGAAGAAGACAGCGGATGAGACCACTGTCTGA
- the MARCHF2 gene encoding E3 ubiquitin-protein ligase MARCHF2 isoform X2 → MTTGDCCHLPGSLCDCPGSAALSKSVEDSDMGRPQYITQVTAKDGRLLSTVIKALGAQSDGPICRICHEGGNGEGLLSPCDCTGTLGTVHKSCLEKWLSSSNTSYCELCHTEFVVERRPRPLTEWLKDPGPRNEKRTLFCDMVCFLFITPLAAISGWLCLRGAQDHLQFNSRLEAIGLIALTIALFTIYVLWTLVSFRYHCQLYSEWRRTNQKVRLMIPASRSPHSVPHSLLSAKLVKKTADETTV, encoded by the exons ATGACGACAGGTGACTGCTGCCACCTCCCCGGCTCCCTGTGCGACTGCCCGGGAAGTGCCGCCCTGTCCAAGTCGGTGGAGGACTCGGACATGGGCCGCCCGCAGTACATCACACAGGTCACCGCCAAGGACGGGCGGCTCCTCTCCACAGTCATCAAGGCGCTGGGCGCCCAGAG TGATGGTCCCATCTGTCGAATCTGTCATGAAGGTGGAAATGGGGAGGGACTGCTTTCCCCATGTGACTGCACAGGAACACTGGGCACCGTGCACAAGAGCTGCCTGGAAAAATGGTTATCCTCCTCCAACACAAGTTACTGTGAGCTCTGCCACACAGAATTTGTTGTAGAAAGAAGACCAAGACCCTTGACAGAG TGGCTGAAGGACCCCGGGCCCCGCAATGAGAAGAGGACCCTGTTCTGTGACATGGTGTGTTTCCTGTTCATCACTCCGCTGGCGGCCATCTCAGGCTGGCTGTGTCTGCGTGGGGCCCAGGACCACTTGCAATTCAACAGTCGGCTGGAGGCCATCGGACTCATAGCACTCACTATAGCACTTTTCACCATCTACGTCCTTTGGACACTG GTCTCGTTCCGCTACCACTGCCAGCTGTACTCGGAGTGGCGAAGGACCAACCAGAAAGTCCGCTTGATGATCCCAGCCTCGCGGAGCCCTCACTCTGTGCCCCACTCCCTCCTCTCTGCCAAACTCGTGAAGAAGACAGCGGATGAGACCACTGTCTGA
- the LOC134054439 gene encoding thaicobrin-like produces MERVEGETLMDEVEEMSGRADVTLDPDTANPFLILASDQRGVGRGNEWTFLPNNPERFDTEPCVLGNQGFVVGRHCWEVEVAEAGDWWAVGVAQESVRRKGVLNFTPQEGIWAVGQWFGQYHAFSDPDWTPLHLTCLPRAIQVCLDFTDKQVTFADAESEAPIFVFCLASCAGERLHPWLWVGMDSWLKLCP; encoded by the coding sequence ccGACGTGACTTTGGACCCAGACACCGCCAACCCCTTCCTCATTCTGGCCAGTGACCAGCGAGGGGTGGGACGGGGGAACGAGTGGACCTTCCTGCCCAACAACCCTGAGCGGTTTGACACGGAGCCATGTGTGCTGGGCAACCAGGGCTTTGTTGTGGGGAGACACTGCTGGGAGGTGGAGGTGGCTGAGGCAGGGGACTGGTGGGCTGTGGGAGTGGCCCAGGAGTCTGTCAGGAGGAAGGGGGTCCTCAATTTTACACCCCAGGAGGGGATCTGGGCCGTGGGGCAGTGGTTTGGACAGTACCATGCTTTCAGTGATCCTGACTGGACCCCCCTGCACCTTACCTGCCTCCCCAGGGCCATCCAGGTCTGCCTGGACTTCACAGACAAGCAGGTGACTTTTGCTGATGCTGAGAGTGAAGCCCCaatctttgttttctgcctggCCTCATGTGCTGGGGAGAGGCTGCACCCCTGGCTCTGGGTGGGGATGGACTCATGGCTCAAGCTGTGCCCCTGA